A genomic window from Clostridium aceticum includes:
- a CDS encoding peptidoglycan-binding protein gives MQGNSKKFVAVVLILLFLSIQVTGVFANDSYVTLRFGSRGNEVVRLQQALQSRGHYSSTVDGIYGKLTENAVISFQRANNLTIDGIAGRQTQSRLYETVSLQTSNTSSTTLRFGSRGSEVVRLQQALQNKGYYNSVVDGIYGKLTENAVINFQRANNLVIDGIAGRQTQGKLYETAPVTVSRGSTPARSQDSDVYWLSRIIHAEAGAEPYQGKVAVGNVVLNRVNSREFPNTIYNVIFEYYKNIPQFSPVAEGTIYNTPSQESIQAAQDALRGSRPVGNATYFFNPDKATGQWIVSNKSYVTRIGDHVFYQ, from the coding sequence ATGCAGGGAAACAGTAAAAAGTTTGTAGCGGTAGTTTTGATTCTATTATTTCTATCGATACAAGTCACAGGGGTATTTGCTAACGATTCTTATGTAACCCTAAGATTCGGTAGCAGAGGAAATGAAGTTGTAAGACTTCAACAAGCACTACAAAGTAGAGGTCATTACAGTAGTACCGTTGATGGTATTTATGGTAAGCTAACAGAAAATGCTGTTATTAGCTTTCAAAGAGCCAACAATTTAACCATTGACGGCATCGCTGGTAGACAAACTCAATCAAGACTTTATGAGACAGTTTCCCTACAGACTTCTAATACTTCTTCCACTACCCTAAGATTTGGCAGTAGAGGAAGTGAGGTTGTAAGACTTCAGCAAGCACTACAAAACAAAGGTTACTACAACAGTGTGGTTGACGGCATCTATGGTAAGCTAACAGAAAATGCTGTTATCAATTTTCAAAGAGCCAACAATCTAGTCATTGACGGTATCGCTGGAAGACAAACACAGGGTAAGCTTTATGAGACTGCACCGGTGACGGTTTCTAGGGGTAGTACCCCAGCTAGAAGCCAAGACTCAGATGTATACTGGCTTTCTAGGATTATTCATGCTGAAGCAGGAGCAGAGCCCTACCAAGGAAAAGTAGCAGTAGGAAACGTTGTTCTCAATAGGGTAAATTCTAGGGAGTTTCCTAACACCATTTATAATGTTATCTTTGAATATTATAAAAATATTCCTCAGTTTAGCCCTGTAGCAGAAGGCACCATCTATAACACCCCTTCTCAAGAAAGTATACAGGCAGCCCAAGATGCTCTAAGGGGTTCAAGGCCTGTTGGCAACGCCACATATTTCTTTAATCCCGACAAAGCAACGGGACAATGGATTGTATCAAACAAAAGTTACGTAACGAGAATAGGGGATCATGTTTTTTATCAATAG
- a CDS encoding ABC transporter ATP-binding protein, with product MELRIKNLYKAYGELQVLCNFNMNLVYNKIHCIFGPSGCGKTTLLNLITKLSPMDEGAIEGIEEKNCSYIFQEDRLLPWATVEENILLVLGSGYKKSEKQEILDSYLSLVNLSEFKNCYPEELSGGMKQRTSIARAFAYGGDILVMDEPFKGIHLELKKELVQHIMNYKRQKNRLLILVTHDIEEAIYMADEIHIFQGPPLILEKQITIDIPQNLRVHYTDKMNEYREILSNKEVNQRTT from the coding sequence TTGGAGCTAAGAATTAAAAACCTCTATAAAGCTTACGGAGAACTTCAAGTTCTTTGTAACTTTAACATGAACTTGGTATATAACAAAATTCATTGTATTTTTGGACCCTCTGGATGTGGCAAGACGACTTTGCTAAACTTAATCACTAAGCTTAGTCCTATGGATGAAGGTGCTATTGAAGGAATAGAAGAGAAAAACTGCTCTTATATTTTTCAAGAAGATAGGCTATTACCTTGGGCAACAGTAGAAGAAAATATCTTACTAGTTTTGGGGAGTGGTTATAAGAAAAGTGAAAAGCAGGAAATACTAGATAGCTATTTGTCTTTAGTAAATTTATCAGAGTTTAAGAACTGTTATCCAGAAGAATTGAGCGGCGGCATGAAACAGCGGACTTCCATTGCTAGGGCCTTCGCCTATGGAGGGGATATTCTTGTGATGGATGAGCCTTTTAAAGGGATACATTTAGAGCTAAAAAAAGAATTAGTGCAACATATAATGAACTACAAGAGGCAGAAAAACAGACTGCTTATTCTTGTTACCCATGATATAGAGGAAGCTATATATATGGCAGATGAGATACATATTTTTCAAGGACCTCCTTTAATCCTAGAAAAACAAATCACCATTGACATTCCCCAAAATCTTAGGGTGCATTACACAGATAAAATGAATGAATATAGAGAAATTCTTTCAAATAAAGAAGTAAATCAAAGGACCACATAA
- a CDS encoding ABC transporter permease has product MKDFTIRGKRKILSQIFIFLFWIIIWQIVYGILQRDIYLPSPFNVFMRLKELVFLKTFWQAIASSIGRVAMGVFFSIVVGTILGIISSMNDFIYNLINPLIVAIKSTPVLSFIMIALMWFSSSNVPTFICFLMCFPVIWTNIVGGLANIDRKLLQMAKIYRLKKWVVIKKIYLPSILPYFSAACITSLGLGWKVSVAAEVLSHPRNAIGSHLYSAKIYLDSSDLFAWTLVVIFFSLLFEKVFAYCLEKITIKKSSKVSKGCVKVGAKN; this is encoded by the coding sequence ATGAAGGATTTTACTATACGAGGTAAGAGAAAGATTTTGAGCCAAATCTTTATTTTCCTATTTTGGATCATTATTTGGCAAATAGTATATGGCATCCTTCAAAGAGATATTTATCTGCCATCTCCCTTCAATGTTTTTATGCGATTAAAGGAGTTGGTATTCTTAAAAACTTTTTGGCAGGCTATTGCTTCCTCTATAGGTCGTGTAGCCATGGGTGTATTTTTTTCTATAGTAGTAGGAACCATCTTAGGAATTATTTCTAGTATGAATGATTTTATTTACAACTTAATTAATCCATTGATAGTTGCTATTAAATCTACGCCAGTTTTGTCTTTTATTATGATTGCTTTAATGTGGTTTTCATCTTCAAATGTTCCTACTTTTATTTGTTTCCTCATGTGTTTTCCTGTTATTTGGACCAATATTGTTGGAGGGCTTGCAAATATAGATAGGAAGCTTTTGCAGATGGCTAAGATCTATCGCTTGAAGAAATGGGTGGTTATTAAAAAAATCTATCTGCCCTCCATCTTGCCCTATTTTTCTGCTGCATGTATAACTTCACTGGGGCTGGGATGGAAGGTTAGTGTAGCAGCTGAAGTTTTGAGTCATCCTAGAAATGCCATAGGCAGTCACCTTTATAGTGCTAAGATCTATCTAGACTCCAGCGACCTATTTGCTTGGACACTGGTGGTAATTTTCTTCAGCCTCTTATTTGAAAAGGTTTTTGCCTATTGTTTAGAGAAAATCACTATAAAAAAATCATCAAAGGTGAGTAAAGGATGTGTCAAGGTTGGAGCTAAGAATTAA
- a CDS encoding ABC transporter substrate-binding protein: MKHTLKKALALLMVVILMMGIVACTKEVSQQEDTLEINQELSLRIAALKGPTGMGMAKLMEDNEEKNTAINYEFLLMGSPDDLVGKIINNEVDIAAVPTNLALTLYNRMEGEVQLVAINTLGVLYLLENEDNIHSIEDLRGKKVNTSGKGTAADYIFQYILEENQLAVDEDVLLDYKLQHTELAAALIEGDVDLALLPQPHVSTALMRNKDLRIALDITEEWNKTVGEEGKLAMGCIIVQRKFAENNLEVLNIFLEEYKDSVDFVNQQVEEAAELIAKYEILPNAAIAKEAIPYSNIVYIEAEEAKVILQDFYQMLFDFEPKSIGGKLADEGFYYTR, encoded by the coding sequence GTGAAGCACACACTAAAAAAAGCTTTAGCTTTACTGATGGTGGTAATTTTGATGATGGGGATAGTTGCTTGTACTAAGGAAGTATCTCAACAGGAGGATACGCTCGAGATTAACCAAGAACTATCATTGCGGATTGCTGCTTTAAAAGGTCCTACTGGAATGGGGATGGCGAAGCTAATGGAGGACAATGAAGAAAAAAATACTGCTATAAACTATGAATTTTTGCTAATGGGAAGTCCAGATGATTTAGTAGGAAAAATCATTAATAATGAAGTAGATATAGCAGCGGTACCAACGAATTTAGCACTTACTTTGTACAATAGAATGGAGGGTGAGGTTCAATTAGTGGCTATCAACACATTAGGTGTTTTATATCTTCTTGAAAATGAAGACAATATCCATAGCATAGAAGACTTAAGAGGGAAAAAAGTAAATACCAGTGGTAAAGGTACTGCCGCGGACTATATATTCCAGTATATTTTAGAGGAAAATCAATTGGCAGTTGATGAAGATGTGCTGCTGGACTATAAATTGCAACATACAGAACTAGCTGCTGCTTTAATAGAAGGCGATGTAGATCTGGCGTTATTACCGCAGCCCCATGTATCTACAGCATTGATGCGTAACAAAGATTTAAGGATTGCTTTAGATATTACTGAGGAATGGAATAAAACGGTGGGGGAAGAAGGTAAACTAGCTATGGGCTGTATCATCGTGCAAAGGAAATTCGCTGAAAACAATCTAGAAGTACTAAATATATTTTTAGAGGAATATAAGGATTCGGTGGATTTCGTTAACCAGCAAGTAGAGGAAGCAGCAGAACTTATAGCAAAATACGAAATTTTACCTAATGCAGCTATTGCAAAGGAGGCAATTCCTTACTCAAATATTGTCTACATAGAGGCTGAGGAGGCAAAGGTAATTTTACAGGATTTTTATCAAATGCTATTTGACTTTGAACCTAAGTCCATCGGAGGGAAATTAGCAGATGAAGGATTTTACTATACGAGGTAA
- the ilvD gene encoding dihydroxy-acid dehydratase produces MFHRSKDILNQPEWSNVRALYKSNGFTDEELEKPIIAVVNSFNTICPGHYNLNNLTQYVREGIRAAGGTPVEFGTIAACDGMAMGHKGMRHILPTRELIANDIEMMMEAHRLDGMVLLGSCDKIVPGMLMAAARLDLPAVFVNGGPTLPGRMKENNPYGGEHIDHSIIQQSLGSLNTNTMSWDQYMWLEDNACPTIGSCAMLGTANTMCCLAEAMGMSLPGSAVIPAVYSHRMAVAFQSGKAIMTLINKGIKARQIITREALINAIKVNSAIGGSTNAVLHTLAIAYEGEIDLTLEDFGSISREVPHLSPMIPGGPYALLDFYEAGGIPAIMKQLETVLDLDTMTVTGHKLQENIKHAKVLNKDVIRDLSNPVTTSSGIAILKGNLAPEGAVTKPSAIPKDALKFTGPAVVFESEKEALEEIAANKVKAGNVLVIRNEGPKGGPGMPEMYKAMKMLVGMNLGSKVCVITDGRFSGSNNGCFVGHICPEAAVEGPIAYVKNGDVISVDVEGGSIEVLSEDFEDRLKEKIQLPKNKSKGYLHVYSNIVTSASRGAVIPTREES; encoded by the coding sequence ATGTTTCATCGTAGTAAAGACATCTTAAATCAACCAGAGTGGTCTAATGTACGGGCTTTGTATAAGTCTAACGGTTTTACTGATGAAGAATTAGAGAAGCCTATTATTGCTGTTGTTAACTCCTTTAATACCATTTGTCCAGGTCATTACAACTTAAACAATCTTACACAATATGTAAGAGAAGGAATTCGAGCTGCTGGCGGTACTCCAGTGGAATTTGGCACAATAGCTGCTTGTGATGGTATGGCTATGGGGCATAAAGGTATGCGTCATATCCTTCCCACAAGAGAGTTAATTGCAAATGATATAGAAATGATGATGGAGGCCCATCGACTAGATGGTATGGTGCTTCTTGGATCTTGTGACAAGATTGTACCTGGTATGTTGATGGCAGCGGCTAGATTAGACCTCCCCGCTGTTTTTGTTAATGGTGGTCCAACCCTTCCAGGAAGAATGAAGGAAAATAATCCTTATGGAGGAGAGCATATCGATCACTCTATTATTCAGCAGTCCTTAGGTTCTCTTAATACCAATACCATGAGTTGGGATCAATATATGTGGTTAGAGGACAATGCTTGCCCTACTATTGGCTCCTGCGCTATGCTGGGAACGGCTAACACAATGTGCTGCTTAGCCGAAGCCATGGGTATGTCCCTTCCAGGAAGTGCTGTAATACCAGCGGTTTATAGTCATAGAATGGCTGTTGCTTTTCAAAGTGGTAAAGCTATTATGACGTTGATCAATAAAGGAATTAAAGCTAGACAAATCATTACCCGTGAGGCTTTAATCAATGCCATAAAGGTGAACTCTGCTATAGGAGGCTCCACTAATGCTGTTCTTCATACATTAGCCATCGCTTATGAAGGAGAAATAGACTTAACCTTAGAAGACTTTGGCAGTATCAGCAGAGAAGTTCCCCATCTTTCCCCTATGATTCCCGGAGGACCTTATGCCCTTTTAGACTTCTATGAAGCCGGCGGTATCCCTGCCATCATGAAACAACTAGAAACAGTTCTTGATTTAGATACCATGACGGTAACAGGGCATAAGCTTCAAGAAAACATAAAGCATGCAAAAGTATTAAATAAAGACGTTATAAGAGATTTAAGTAATCCCGTTACCACCAGCAGTGGTATTGCTATATTGAAGGGAAACTTGGCACCTGAAGGAGCAGTAACAAAACCTTCTGCCATACCTAAGGATGCCTTGAAATTTACTGGACCAGCAGTAGTTTTTGAAAGTGAAAAAGAAGCTTTAGAAGAAATTGCTGCCAATAAAGTAAAAGCTGGTAATGTTCTCGTCATAAGAAATGAAGGTCCTAAGGGTGGACCTGGTATGCCGGAAATGTATAAGGCAATGAAAATGCTTGTAGGCATGAATCTAGGCAGTAAGGTTTGTGTAATTACTGACGGTCGTTTCTCCGGTTCCAATAATGGCTGCTTTGTTGGCCATATCTGTCCAGAGGCTGCTGTTGAAGGTCCCATCGCTTACGTCAAAAACGGAGATGTCATATCCGTAGATGTAGAGGGTGGGTCCATAGAAGTATTATCTGAAGACTTTGAAGACCGCCTAAAAGAAAAAATTCAGCTGCCTAAAAACAAGTCTAAAGGATACCTCCATGTATATTCGAATATCGTTACCTCTGCTTCTAGAGGAGCCGTTATTCCTACTCGTGAAGAGTCTTAG
- a CDS encoding L-lactate MFS transporter yields MAKKTPNRWFVVLGAVLLQVCIGSIYSWSLFNEPLMQTFGWQSNEVVLTFSIAVFVFAFTTIFSGRLQDKIGPKKVATIGGILYGTGLLLTSTATSIIQLYLYYGIVAGIGVGFAYVCPLSTCVKWFPEKKGFITGIAVGSFGLGSLVFKSIIEFFLDSKGISATFFYLGIIYLVLVVAGAQFLKVPPEGYAASIKKVNVSSDEINFTVKEMLRTKSFYLIWVMYLFATISGLLVIGLAKDIGIELANLEPHTAANAVAMIAFFNASGRLVWGSLSDKLGRIKVVSMMLAITAVGMIMMSITSLSFVTFFIYVAAITFCFGGFLAVLPTVTGEFYGMKNLGANYGIVYQAYGLSALVGPMVVTYVGDLKLSFIIAAILAIIGGLMSLMIKPPLAASSLATTSKQAA; encoded by the coding sequence ATGGCAAAAAAGACACCAAATCGTTGGTTTGTAGTACTAGGTGCTGTGCTTTTGCAAGTATGTATAGGTTCTATTTATTCCTGGAGTTTGTTTAATGAACCTCTTATGCAGACCTTCGGCTGGCAAAGTAATGAAGTAGTTCTTACTTTCTCCATAGCTGTTTTCGTATTTGCTTTTACAACCATTTTTTCTGGCAGGCTTCAAGACAAGATCGGGCCAAAAAAGGTTGCCACCATTGGAGGGATATTATATGGTACTGGTTTACTGCTGACCTCTACCGCCACTTCTATTATACAGCTATATCTCTATTATGGTATTGTTGCCGGTATTGGAGTTGGTTTTGCTTATGTATGCCCTCTATCCACCTGTGTAAAGTGGTTTCCCGAGAAAAAGGGATTTATTACTGGTATTGCTGTAGGCTCCTTTGGACTGGGGAGCTTAGTTTTTAAATCCATCATTGAGTTTTTCCTTGATTCCAAGGGGATTTCTGCAACCTTTTTTTACTTAGGAATCATCTATCTGGTTCTTGTAGTAGCAGGAGCTCAATTTTTAAAAGTTCCTCCAGAAGGGTATGCTGCATCGATTAAGAAAGTCAATGTTTCTTCTGATGAAATTAACTTTACAGTAAAAGAAATGCTTAGAACCAAGTCCTTCTATCTTATTTGGGTAATGTACCTATTTGCAACCATCAGTGGTTTACTGGTGATAGGTCTTGCAAAAGATATAGGTATTGAATTGGCTAACCTCGAGCCTCATACTGCCGCTAATGCGGTTGCTATGATCGCCTTTTTTAACGCCAGCGGAAGACTTGTATGGGGCAGCCTTTCAGATAAATTAGGTAGAATAAAGGTCGTGTCTATGATGTTGGCAATAACTGCTGTAGGTATGATTATGATGAGCATTACTTCATTAAGCTTCGTCACCTTCTTTATTTATGTTGCTGCCATTACCTTCTGCTTCGGAGGATTCCTAGCAGTGCTTCCAACTGTTACAGGAGAGTTCTATGGGATGAAAAATTTAGGTGCCAACTATGGTATTGTTTATCAAGCCTATGGTTTATCTGCTTTAGTTGGACCTATGGTGGTGACTTATGTAGGAGATCTTAAACTTAGCTTTATAATTGCTGCCATACTAGCAATTATAGGTGGTCTGATGAGTTTAATGATTAAACCGCCTTTGGCTGCTTCTTCATTAGCTACAACTTCTAAACAGGCGGCATAG
- a CDS encoding exodeoxyribonuclease III, translating into MKLISWNVNGLRACVGKGFLDYFKGVDADIFCLQETKLQEGQIDLDLEGYQQYWNYAVKKGYSGTAIFTKKEPVSVKYGMGIEEHDQEGRVITLEFEEFYLVNVYTPNSQRELARLDYRGIWEDAFRNHLKNLDAVKPVILCGDLNVAHKEIDLKNPKTNKRNAGFTDEERQKMTELLDTGFIDTYRYFYPDQEGAYTWWSYMGKARERNAGWRIDYFIVSERLKDLLKKAEIHSSIMGSDHCPVVLEIDF; encoded by the coding sequence ATGAAACTTATTTCTTGGAATGTCAATGGTCTTAGAGCTTGTGTAGGCAAAGGATTTTTAGACTATTTTAAAGGGGTAGATGCAGATATATTTTGCCTTCAGGAAACCAAGTTACAGGAAGGTCAAATTGATTTAGATTTAGAAGGATATCAGCAGTATTGGAATTACGCAGTGAAAAAGGGTTACTCTGGAACAGCTATATTTACAAAAAAAGAGCCAGTATCTGTTAAGTATGGTATGGGGATAGAAGAGCATGATCAAGAGGGAAGGGTGATCACTTTAGAGTTTGAAGAGTTTTATCTAGTGAATGTATATACCCCTAATTCTCAGAGAGAGTTGGCAAGACTTGATTATAGAGGAATTTGGGAGGATGCCTTTAGAAATCATCTAAAAAACTTAGATGCAGTAAAGCCAGTGATTTTATGTGGGGATCTCAATGTAGCCCACAAGGAAATCGACTTAAAAAATCCCAAAACCAATAAAAGAAATGCAGGTTTTACAGATGAAGAAAGACAAAAGATGACAGAATTACTTGATACAGGGTTTATAGATACGTATAGATATTTTTATCCAGATCAAGAAGGAGCCTATACTTGGTGGTCCTATATGGGAAAAGCTAGGGAGAGAAATGCAGGTTGGAGAATTGACTATTTTATTGTATCTGAAAGGCTGAAGGACTTACTAAAGAAGGCAGAAATTCATTCAAGTATTATGGGCAGTGATCACTGTCCTGTAGTATTAGAAATAGATTTTTAG
- a CDS encoding PEP/pyruvate-binding domain-containing protein has product MDSITKASTGMKSLDEVVDYLRLGDNVVWQVDAINDYKYFVNLFVKNAITANRRVVYMRFAQHDSLIEEAAGEVTIYQLDACRGFESFSTQVYDIVSREGKEVFYVFDCLSDLLTAWANDLMIGNFFMITCPYLYELDTIAYFTLLRNKHSFQTVARIRETTQLLMDLYNCEGRYYVHPLKVWDRYSPTMFLPHALEGDLLSPITSSVDAARLFTIMPNICMENERRNLDYWDKLFLNAIEVYKVMLEGKETAAEEGKVIEQLCKLIIGRDHRILSLAKKYLSLKDLLDIKARLIGSGYIGGKAVGMLIARSILLKDNDFHWNDYLEPHDSYYIGSDVFYSYIVQNGWWKLRMQQRSSEGYFQVASDLKEKMHKGSFPAAVKEQFQQMLEYFGQSPIIVRSSSLLEDAFGNAFAGKYESIFCVNQGTPAERYQQFEDAVRKVYASTMNEDALAYRLQRRLDKRDEQMAILVQRVSGAHHNQYFFPDLAGVGVSYNTYVWKEDLDPHAGMLRLVHGLGTRAVDRVEGDYPRIVALDKPLLRPHAGLDDLRKYSQHEVDVLNTASNQLEVVSLNEMDYENRRDLMALIGVRDYEANKRMKELGIKGPDLWTLTFDNLMTTTAFPQIMRRMLKTIKSAYQYPVDIEFAINFSKDQGPNINLLQCRPLQTKGLKSRVLIPYDIQEERILFKSKGHFMGGNISQSLKRIVYVDPEKYSILNLSEKYEIARIVGRLNKQIHDRKNLPTMLAGPGRWGTSNPSLGVPVAFSEINHMAVMVEISFSSAGLIPELSFGTHFFQDLVETDIFYTALFPEKNNVFFNHGFINRQQNIFNQLCPDKLQFEGIIKVYDFTDRDLVLMSDVLSQEVVCFLEEK; this is encoded by the coding sequence ATGGACAGCATTACAAAAGCAAGTACTGGGATGAAGAGTTTAGATGAGGTAGTTGATTATTTGAGATTAGGAGATAACGTAGTTTGGCAGGTAGATGCCATCAATGATTACAAATACTTCGTCAACCTTTTTGTGAAAAATGCTATTACAGCAAACAGAAGGGTTGTTTACATGCGATTTGCACAGCATGACTCCCTCATTGAGGAAGCAGCTGGAGAGGTCACTATATATCAATTAGATGCATGTAGAGGCTTTGAATCTTTTTCAACACAAGTATATGATATCGTCTCCCGAGAGGGCAAAGAGGTCTTTTATGTATTTGACTGCCTTTCGGATTTGCTTACTGCATGGGCTAATGATCTTATGATAGGAAACTTTTTTATGATCACCTGTCCCTATCTTTATGAATTAGACACCATTGCCTACTTTACCCTATTGAGAAATAAACACTCCTTTCAAACCGTAGCCCGCATACGTGAAACTACCCAGCTCCTGATGGATCTATACAATTGTGAAGGCCGTTACTATGTACATCCCTTGAAGGTCTGGGACCGTTATTCTCCTACTATGTTTTTACCCCATGCCTTGGAAGGGGATCTTCTAAGCCCCATCACCAGCAGTGTAGATGCTGCTAGGCTCTTTACCATTATGCCTAATATATGTATGGAAAATGAAAGGAGAAATCTAGACTACTGGGATAAGCTATTTCTCAATGCAATAGAGGTATATAAAGTTATGTTGGAGGGAAAAGAAACTGCTGCTGAAGAGGGAAAAGTGATAGAACAATTATGCAAACTGATTATTGGAAGAGACCATCGTATTTTATCCCTAGCTAAGAAATATCTTTCTCTCAAAGACCTACTGGATATAAAGGCAAGACTCATCGGCTCTGGGTACATAGGAGGAAAGGCTGTAGGAATGCTTATAGCTAGATCTATCTTATTAAAAGATAATGATTTCCATTGGAATGATTATCTGGAGCCTCATGACTCCTACTACATAGGTTCTGATGTCTTTTACTCCTATATTGTGCAAAATGGCTGGTGGAAGTTAAGAATGCAACAGCGCAGCAGTGAAGGCTATTTTCAAGTAGCTTCTGATTTAAAGGAAAAAATGCATAAGGGTTCTTTTCCTGCAGCCGTGAAAGAACAATTTCAACAAATGTTAGAGTATTTTGGACAGTCCCCTATCATTGTTCGTTCCAGCAGCTTGCTGGAAGACGCTTTTGGCAATGCCTTTGCTGGAAAGTATGAAAGTATTTTTTGTGTAAATCAAGGAACACCTGCTGAAAGATACCAGCAGTTTGAAGACGCCGTAAGGAAGGTTTATGCAAGTACCATGAATGAAGATGCCCTTGCCTATCGTCTACAAAGAAGGTTGGATAAAAGAGATGAGCAAATGGCTATTCTTGTGCAGCGGGTTTCTGGTGCCCATCATAACCAATACTTTTTTCCCGACCTTGCAGGGGTAGGCGTTTCCTACAATACCTATGTGTGGAAGGAAGACCTTGATCCTCATGCTGGTATGCTTCGACTGGTACATGGCTTGGGCACAAGAGCCGTAGATCGTGTAGAAGGAGATTACCCAAGAATCGTAGCTCTAGACAAACCTTTACTGCGACCTCATGCAGGACTTGATGATTTGCGGAAGTATTCTCAACACGAGGTTGACGTCTTAAATACAGCCTCAAACCAGTTGGAGGTTGTTTCATTAAATGAAATGGATTATGAAAATCGCAGGGATTTAATGGCACTTATTGGTGTAAGAGATTATGAAGCAAACAAGCGTATGAAGGAACTAGGGATAAAGGGGCCAGATCTTTGGACATTAACCTTCGACAATCTTATGACAACCACCGCTTTTCCTCAAATTATGCGTAGGATGCTGAAAACCATTAAGTCGGCTTACCAATACCCCGTAGACATAGAATTTGCTATAAATTTCTCTAAAGATCAAGGTCCTAATATTAATTTACTACAATGTCGACCCTTGCAAACAAAAGGGCTTAAAAGCAGAGTGCTTATACCTTACGATATTCAAGAAGAAAGAATCCTCTTCAAATCTAAAGGTCATTTCATGGGGGGCAATATATCTCAATCCCTAAAAAGAATTGTTTATGTTGACCCTGAGAAATATAGTATCCTTAATCTATCGGAGAAGTATGAAATTGCTCGTATCGTAGGAAGACTAAACAAACAAATACATGATAGAAAAAATTTACCGACAATGTTAGCAGGGCCTGGAAGATGGGGTACCAGCAATCCTTCTTTAGGTGTTCCCGTAGCTTTTTCAGAGATTAATCATATGGCGGTGATGGTTGAGATCTCATTTTCAAGTGCAGGACTTATACCAGAATTGTCCTTTGGAACTCATTTTTTTCAAGACTTAGTAGAAACAGATATATTTTACACTGCTTTATTTCCTGAAAAAAACAATGTGTTCTTTAATCATGGCTTTATAAACCGACAACAAAATATTTTCAATCAGCTGTGTCCTGACAAACTGCAATTTGAAGGTATTATCAAGGTATATGATTTCACTGATCGAGACTTAGTGCTTATGTCAGATGTTCTATCTCAGGAGGTAGTGTGTTTTTTAGAAGAAAAATAG